The Amycolatopsis mongoliensis genome includes a window with the following:
- a CDS encoding zinc-dependent alcohol dehydrogenase family protein, with protein sequence MKSFSLPSPGAELVLIERDVPEPGPGQVLVRLRGWAVNARDLMILRGFYPKPVKPGVVPLSDGAGEVVAVGDGVREWSPGDRVAATYFPKWLSGPGTPEKTADDLAGTLDGVLAEYAVFAEEALVAVPAHLDFAEAATLPSAGVTAWRAIVEEGRVAPGQTVLTLGSGGLSTFALQFAVLGGARVIATSSSDEKLARLRALGASETINYATTPEWGVAVADLTGGGVDHVVDVGGGGTIGQSMLAARSGGHVSVAGVLTHEGAADPVLVLVKQLTLRGLTNASRETFQAMNRAIGHSGLRPVIDRRFAFEEIADALKHVESGTHVGKVVLESA encoded by the coding sequence GTGAAGAGCTTTTCCCTGCCGAGTCCCGGCGCCGAGCTCGTCCTGATCGAACGTGACGTCCCCGAACCCGGTCCCGGCCAGGTGCTGGTCCGGCTGCGCGGGTGGGCGGTCAACGCCCGCGATCTGATGATCCTCCGGGGTTTCTACCCGAAGCCGGTGAAGCCGGGCGTCGTCCCGCTGTCCGACGGCGCCGGCGAAGTCGTCGCGGTCGGCGACGGCGTGCGCGAATGGTCCCCGGGCGACCGGGTGGCCGCGACGTACTTCCCGAAGTGGCTCTCCGGTCCCGGCACTCCGGAGAAGACCGCTGACGACTTGGCCGGGACGCTCGACGGCGTGCTCGCCGAGTACGCCGTCTTCGCCGAGGAAGCGCTGGTCGCGGTGCCCGCGCACCTGGACTTCGCGGAAGCCGCGACGCTGCCCAGCGCCGGCGTGACGGCATGGCGCGCGATCGTCGAGGAGGGCCGGGTGGCCCCGGGCCAGACCGTGCTGACGTTGGGCAGCGGCGGGCTGTCCACGTTCGCGCTGCAGTTCGCCGTGCTCGGCGGGGCCCGCGTCATCGCGACGTCCAGCTCGGACGAGAAGCTGGCCCGGCTGCGCGCGCTCGGCGCTTCCGAGACGATCAACTACGCGACGACGCCGGAGTGGGGCGTGGCGGTGGCGGACCTGACCGGCGGCGGCGTCGACCACGTCGTCGACGTCGGCGGCGGGGGCACGATCGGCCAGTCGATGCTCGCCGCGCGGTCCGGCGGGCACGTCAGCGTCGCCGGCGTCCTGACCCACGAAGGTGCCGCCGACCCGGTGCTCGTGCTGGTCAAGCAGCTGACGCTGCGCGGCCTCACGAACGCGTCGCGGGAGACGTTCCAGGCCATGAACCGGGCCATCGGCCACAGCGGCCTCCGGCCGGTGATCGACCGCCGCTTCGCCTTCGAGGAGATCGCCGACGCTCTCAAGCACGTCGAGTCCGGCACCCACGTGGGGAAGGTAGTGCTGGAGAGCGCCTGA
- a CDS encoding AfsA-related hotdog domain-containing protein: protein MTPDPTRTQRRSGHPGGDARPGTGEPPAGAGRTHRDVVVIADRFDRFARGDQVLTMTGLLALIDSLGPDTGDGQWVVHAGQGVDGTDRDLIEAATEKGCAPVRLADPDAFRPPVARAGTVHKDRPQNVLLAGVHAPASGHCRADLRIHRDNELILDHHTGEHVQGIVIVEAMRQICIAQFETAVRPGLGPAGYAGVWKRIDLSFQDFLFPLPATVESLIEESDLGREANLKFRATTAVRQHGRTVATAVIEYAMIAQGRIDALERRKADQATRAYLG from the coding sequence GTGACGCCCGACCCGACCCGGACGCAGCGGCGGAGCGGGCACCCCGGCGGTGACGCGCGCCCGGGAACCGGCGAACCACCGGCCGGTGCCGGCCGCACCCACCGCGACGTCGTGGTGATCGCCGACCGGTTCGACCGGTTCGCCCGCGGCGACCAGGTGCTCACGATGACGGGCCTGCTGGCGCTCATCGACTCACTCGGCCCGGACACCGGGGACGGCCAGTGGGTCGTGCACGCCGGACAGGGTGTCGACGGGACCGACCGCGACCTCATCGAGGCCGCCACCGAGAAGGGCTGCGCACCGGTGCGCCTGGCCGACCCGGACGCGTTCCGGCCGCCGGTCGCGCGGGCGGGGACCGTCCACAAGGACCGGCCGCAGAACGTCCTGCTGGCCGGCGTGCACGCCCCGGCGTCCGGCCACTGCCGGGCCGACCTCCGGATCCACCGGGACAACGAGCTGATCCTCGACCACCACACCGGCGAGCACGTGCAGGGCATCGTGATCGTCGAGGCGATGCGGCAGATCTGCATAGCGCAGTTCGAGACGGCGGTCCGTCCCGGCTTGGGCCCGGCGGGGTACGCCGGGGTGTGGAAGCGGATCGACCTGTCCTTCCAGGACTTCCTCTTCCCGTTGCCGGCCACGGTCGAGTCGCTGATCGAGGAGTCGGATCTCGGCCGTGAGGCCAACCTGAAGTTCCGCGCCACGACGGCGGTGCGCCAGCACGGCCGCACGGTCGCCACCGCCGTCATCGAGTACGCCATGATCGCGCAGGGGCGCATCGATGCCCTGGAGCGCCGCAAGGCAGACCAGGCCACCCGGGCCTACCTCGGGTGA
- a CDS encoding carboxymuconolactone decarboxylase family protein — MSEAQDRSASFAQGLDLIQRLGGAERPAVLDLFASIGEAEFGEQCVGFIYGDVYHRPGLPLPERQLVTVAALTALGYAGSQLGFHAKAALTVGCDRRQLVETVIQVSSFAGFPATLNALAELKTLFESLPAEAPPSGAPADVPWAGIEDRYERGLAAMKAVDGEAGEKVVAALADIAPDLATSIIEFTFGELYTRPGLSLRHREIVTVAACVALGTALPQLKVHIHGLLNVGGSEQDVIETILHLAFYCGFPAALNAIAAAREVFAQR; from the coding sequence ATGTCGGAAGCGCAGGACCGCTCCGCGTCCTTTGCCCAGGGCCTGGACCTCATCCAGCGTCTCGGCGGCGCCGAGCGGCCCGCTGTGCTGGACCTGTTCGCGAGCATCGGCGAGGCCGAGTTCGGCGAGCAGTGCGTCGGGTTCATCTACGGAGACGTCTACCACCGGCCCGGCCTGCCGCTGCCGGAACGGCAGCTGGTGACGGTCGCGGCGCTCACCGCGCTGGGCTACGCGGGTTCGCAGCTGGGCTTCCACGCCAAGGCCGCGCTCACCGTCGGCTGCGACCGCCGCCAGCTGGTCGAGACGGTCATCCAGGTCAGCTCGTTCGCCGGGTTCCCCGCGACGCTCAACGCCCTGGCGGAGCTGAAGACCCTGTTCGAGAGCCTGCCGGCCGAAGCACCGCCGTCCGGCGCGCCCGCCGACGTGCCGTGGGCCGGCATCGAGGACCGCTACGAGCGGGGCCTGGCCGCGATGAAGGCCGTCGACGGCGAGGCCGGCGAGAAGGTCGTCGCGGCGCTCGCGGACATCGCGCCCGACCTGGCCACCTCCATCATCGAGTTCACCTTCGGCGAGCTCTACACCCGGCCAGGGCTGAGCCTGCGCCACCGCGAGATCGTCACGGTCGCCGCGTGCGTCGCGCTGGGTACCGCACTCCCGCAGCTGAAGGTGCACATCCACGGTCTGCTCAACGTCGGGGGCAGTGAGCAGGACGTCATCGAGACGATCCTGCACCTGGCGTTCTACTGCGGCTTCCCGGCCGCGCTCAACGCCATCGCCGCCGCGCGCGAAGTGTTCGCGCAACGGTGA
- a CDS encoding HAD family hydrolase has protein sequence MTALRKLRAVALDCDGVLVDDTYLAMIARFVRAHGGVYDAAAERDVIGLRDIVVAGKVTRLCGLDQPAEKTLEQLWAARQEYLAEHPIRVAEGVRACLEALSALPLRLVCYGGRTREHTFDRYLGEFAGLFDPRVPYVSINEHRPGVDHITRRVLGVGFDEIVFVDDVSRVAEDARAHGAGFVGFPGSPAHRRQREFMAGYGVRHFATSLAELTPELLETVDAELASSTHWPR, from the coding sequence GTGACCGCGCTGCGGAAGCTGCGAGCCGTCGCGCTCGACTGCGACGGTGTGCTCGTCGACGACACCTACCTGGCCATGATCGCCCGGTTCGTCCGCGCGCACGGCGGGGTCTACGACGCGGCGGCCGAGCGGGACGTGATCGGGCTGCGCGACATCGTCGTCGCCGGGAAGGTGACCCGCCTGTGCGGGCTCGACCAGCCGGCGGAGAAGACGCTCGAGCAGCTGTGGGCGGCCCGGCAGGAGTACCTGGCCGAGCACCCGATCCGCGTCGCCGAGGGCGTGCGAGCCTGCCTGGAAGCGCTCTCGGCGCTGCCTCTCCGGCTGGTCTGCTACGGCGGCCGGACCCGAGAACACACCTTCGACCGGTACCTCGGCGAGTTCGCCGGGCTGTTCGACCCTCGAGTGCCCTACGTCAGCATCAACGAGCACCGGCCGGGCGTCGACCACATCACCCGGCGCGTGCTCGGCGTCGGATTCGACGAGATCGTGTTCGTCGACGACGTCAGCCGGGTGGCCGAGGACGCCCGCGCGCACGGCGCCGGGTTCGTCGGGTTCCCCGGCAGCCCGGCCCACCGGCGGCAGCGGGAGTTCATGGCCGGGTACGGCGTCCGCCACTTCGCGACTTCGCTCGCCGAACTGACGCCGGAACTTCTGGAGACCGTCGACGCGGAGCTCGCGTCTTCGACACACTGGCCCCGTTGA
- a CDS encoding sugar porter family MFS transporter encodes MTQTAPARHISRTTLYFFGALGGILFGYDLGVISGVLPFIGKLWALTSWDKGVITASLSVGAIVGALFSSRTNEALGRRRTIQVAAAIVIVGTLAATFSPTFALLVISRLVIGLGIGLSSSTVPTYLSELAPARLRGAMGALNQIFIVLGILIAFLVSYWLGPISAWRWMFAGAIAPAALLLVGLVFLPETPRWLVKNGREEEARRVLASAHGNTVNLDEEIETINEVIRLDTEEKPRLRDLFSGFVRPMLVVALLLAVGQQFSGVNAINAYFPTMLIGLGFATQAALLSGVLLGVTKFLFTAWVVFVVDRWGRKPLLLIGNVIMVITLVAAGLVVLNVHDTGTRGILMLVMMVLYLVGYELGWGAVVWVMMSEVFPLKFRAAGMGVSSVVLWAATGIVSAVFPIISDPKSLGIGGSMFLFAGINVVLFVLTKWLVPETKGRSLEQIELDLRARQGVAAKS; translated from the coding sequence ATGACGCAGACAGCCCCGGCGCGGCACATCAGCCGAACCACCTTGTACTTTTTCGGTGCGCTCGGCGGCATCTTGTTCGGCTACGACCTCGGCGTGATCTCCGGGGTACTCCCGTTCATCGGGAAACTCTGGGCGCTGACCAGCTGGGACAAGGGCGTGATCACCGCCAGCCTGTCGGTCGGTGCCATCGTCGGTGCGCTGTTCTCCAGCCGCACCAACGAGGCCCTCGGCCGCCGCCGCACGATCCAGGTCGCCGCGGCGATCGTCATCGTCGGCACGCTGGCGGCGACCTTCTCGCCGACGTTCGCGCTGCTCGTGATCTCGCGGCTGGTCATCGGGCTCGGCATCGGCCTTTCGTCGTCGACCGTGCCGACGTACCTGTCCGAGCTGGCCCCGGCGCGGTTGCGGGGCGCGATGGGCGCGCTGAACCAGATCTTCATCGTGCTCGGCATCCTGATCGCGTTCCTGGTGAGCTACTGGCTCGGGCCGATCTCGGCGTGGCGCTGGATGTTCGCCGGCGCGATCGCGCCCGCGGCGCTCCTGCTCGTCGGGCTGGTGTTCCTGCCGGAGACACCGCGCTGGCTGGTGAAGAACGGCCGGGAAGAGGAAGCCCGGCGGGTCCTGGCGAGCGCGCACGGCAACACCGTGAACCTCGACGAAGAGATCGAGACCATCAACGAGGTCATCCGGCTCGACACCGAGGAAAAGCCGCGCCTGCGCGACCTGTTCTCCGGGTTCGTGCGCCCGATGCTGGTGGTGGCCCTGCTGCTCGCGGTCGGCCAGCAGTTCAGCGGGGTCAACGCGATCAACGCGTACTTCCCGACGATGCTGATCGGCCTCGGCTTCGCCACGCAGGCCGCGCTGCTGTCCGGCGTGCTGCTGGGTGTCACGAAGTTCCTGTTCACCGCGTGGGTCGTGTTCGTGGTGGACCGCTGGGGCCGCAAGCCGCTGCTGCTCATCGGCAACGTGATCATGGTGATCACGCTGGTGGCGGCCGGGCTCGTGGTGCTGAACGTCCACGACACCGGCACGCGCGGCATCCTGATGCTGGTGATGATGGTGCTGTACCTGGTCGGCTACGAACTCGGCTGGGGCGCGGTCGTCTGGGTGATGATGTCCGAGGTGTTCCCGCTGAAGTTCCGCGCGGCGGGCATGGGCGTCAGCAGCGTGGTCCTCTGGGCGGCGACGGGCATCGTGAGCGCGGTGTTCCCGATCATCTCCGACCCGAAGTCGCTCGGCATCGGCGGCTCGATGTTCCTGTTCGCCGGGATCAACGTGGTGCTCTTCGTGCTCACCAAGTGGCTCGTGCCGGAGACGAAGGGCCGTTCGCTGGAGCAGATCGAGCTCGACCTCCGGGCGCGGCAGGGGGTCGCGGCCAAGAGCTGA
- a CDS encoding GNAT family N-acetyltransferase — translation MEIRPTTEQDRDVFAGTLYTAFGRFPETPDALFSAMELDRGLLAVAPDGRAVGTAAAYSFELTLPGEILVPVAGVTAVGVLPSHRRRGVLSALMRQQLADVRARGEALSVLLASEAGIYRRFGYGPATYTERLTVSRHRAAFASPRAGEVAAPGSIEVLRRAECGDVLEDVYDRYRRARPGALSRPHRWWDAGAGQPPVSLAPRYVAVHRDDAGVPDGYASYSLDSGTLTVDETITADDAVATALARFALDHDLITQVVFKHCPPGHPLRWQFADFRAGQASDETDWLWVRLLDIPRALTTRGWEADGELVLDVEDPFLDERGRYALTVRDGKAECVRTDREPDLSLDVSDLGSVYLGGTAPSTLVRAGHVRAHHPAAAGLADALFRAERAPHCLHWF, via the coding sequence ATGGAGATCCGCCCCACGACCGAGCAGGACCGCGACGTCTTCGCCGGCACGCTGTACACCGCGTTCGGGCGCTTCCCGGAAACCCCGGACGCGCTGTTCTCGGCAATGGAGCTGGACCGCGGCCTGCTCGCGGTCGCACCGGACGGGCGGGCCGTCGGCACCGCCGCCGCGTACTCGTTCGAGTTGACCCTGCCGGGGGAGATCCTAGTCCCGGTGGCCGGGGTGACCGCCGTCGGCGTCCTGCCTTCGCACCGGCGCCGCGGGGTCCTCAGCGCGCTGATGCGGCAGCAGCTCGCCGACGTCCGGGCCCGCGGCGAGGCCCTGTCCGTGCTGCTGGCCTCGGAGGCCGGGATCTACCGCCGGTTCGGCTACGGACCGGCGACCTACACCGAGCGGCTGACGGTGTCCCGGCACCGAGCCGCCTTCGCGTCTCCGCGCGCGGGCGAGGTGGCCGCACCCGGCTCGATCGAGGTGCTGCGGCGCGCCGAGTGCGGTGACGTCCTGGAAGACGTCTACGACCGGTACCGCCGCGCCCGGCCCGGCGCGCTGTCCCGGCCGCACCGCTGGTGGGACGCAGGTGCGGGGCAACCGCCGGTCTCCCTGGCGCCGCGGTACGTCGCCGTCCACCGGGACGATGCCGGCGTCCCGGACGGGTACGCGAGCTACTCGCTGGATTCCGGCACGTTGACGGTCGACGAGACGATCACGGCCGACGACGCCGTCGCGACGGCCCTGGCCCGGTTCGCGCTCGACCACGACCTGATCACCCAGGTGGTGTTCAAGCACTGCCCGCCCGGGCACCCGCTGCGCTGGCAGTTCGCCGACTTCCGCGCCGGGCAGGCCTCGGACGAGACCGACTGGCTGTGGGTGCGGCTGCTGGACATCCCCCGCGCGCTGACGACACGCGGCTGGGAGGCCGACGGCGAGCTGGTCCTCGACGTCGAGGACCCCTTCCTCGACGAGCGGGGCCGCTATGCGCTGACGGTCCGCGACGGCAAAGCCGAGTGCGTGCGGACGGACCGGGAGCCCGACCTGTCGCTGGACGTGAGCGACCTGGGTTCGGTCTACCTGGGCGGCACGGCCCCGAGCACGCTGGTGCGGGCCGGGCACGTCCGGGCCCACCACCCGGCCGCGGCCGGCCTCGCCGACGCGCTCTTCCGCGCCGAGCGGGCCCCGCACTGCCTGCACTGGTTCTGA